From the Hordeum vulgare subsp. vulgare chromosome 1H, MorexV3_pseudomolecules_assembly, whole genome shotgun sequence genome, the window GTCTTCGGCGCAGTACAGTTCGCTTGTTTTGTCTCTGATGATGATGCTTCGCTGTTCCCAGTGAGATCCACGTTAATTACGGCTTAGTTCACTCACTACGGATATACTATGTCAGGCTTAGTTCACTCACTACGGATATACTATGTCAACTTGCCAGTAGCTCACTGAGTAGCCTTTATGTATGCTAGCACTCCCACGCTGCTGCTTCACTAGTCACCTCAAGTCCACTACGGCAGTAAGAAGGGACTACCTAAAGCTGAAATATATCCAACAATGGCAGGTGCACCGCCGGCCGATGAAGATGGATCGCCGAAGAAGACGAAGCAGGGCGGCTTCAAGACAATGCCCTTCATACTAGGTGATTGATCCCCCCGTGCTTTGCTTTTAAACTTCTCTCTGGAGTGGAGGACAGCATCTCGCCGGTGTTCACTGTCGACTCGTCGCATCTCGCATGCAGCCAACGAGGTCTGCGACAAGTTCGCGACGGCAGGCTTCAACGCCAACATGATCACGTACCTCACGCAGCAGCTGCACCTGCCGctggtcgaggcttcaaacctcctCACCAACTTCATGGGCACGGCCGCCTTCACCCCGGTCTTCGGCGCCATCATCGCTGACTCCTATGCCGGCCGCTTCTGGACCATTGCCGCCGGTGGCGTGCTGTACCAGCTTGGCATGCTCGGCCTCGTCGTGTCCGCGCTCGCCACTGCCCTCCGCCCCGCGCCGTGCACAGTCGCGCCGTCGACGACCGCGTGCCAGCGCGCGAACGGTGGGCAGCTCGCCGTGCTTTACCTGTCCCTGCTCTTCACAGCGCTCGGGTCCGGCGGCATCCGGCCGTGCGTGGTGGCGTTCGGCGCAGATCAGTTCGGTGTGGGAGGGAGGCGGCCCGGCGGCGAGCAGAAGTGGAGCTTCTTCAACTTCTACTTCTTCACCATGGGGCTCGCCGTGCTGCTGGCGCTGACGGTGGTGGTGTACATCCAGGAGAACGTCGGGTGGGGTTGGGGGTTCGGCATCCCCGCCATCGCCATGTTCGTCTCGGTGCTGTCGTTCGTGGTCGGTTACCCTCTCTACGTCAGGGTGAAGCCCGGAGGTAGCCCCTTCGTGAGGCTGGTTCAGGTCGTGGTCGCGGCGATCAGGAAGAGGAAGGAGGCCGTGCCGGAAGACGCCGGCATGCTGTACCAGAACAAGGAGCTGGACGCTCCCATCGCCGCCGACGGGAGGCTGCTCCACACCAACCAGCTTAGGCAAGTTACCTCGAGTTGGTACACTTGGTTGTTTATTGGCAATCCAACTTGTGAATTACTAACGCATAGGCTCTCGTTGCTTTGTCCCCCACGTGAAGATTCTTGGATCGAGCGGCTATAGTGACGACGACCGATGCCGTTGACTCCGGCGCCGAGCCGGACCTGTGGCGGCTGGCGACGGTGCACCGGGTGGAGGAGCTCAAGTCCATCGTGCGCATGCTGCCCCTGTGGGCGGCCAGCATCACGCTCATCGCCTCCGCCTCGCACAACTTCACCTTCGCCATCCAGCAGTCGCGCACCATGGAGCGCCGCCTCTCGCCGCGGTTTGAGATCCCGCCGGCCAGCATGATCATCTTCACCACGCTCACCATGCTCGTCAGCCTATCCCTCTACGACCGCGTCTTCGTCCCGCTCGCGCGCCGCTACACCGGCCGGCAGTCGGGGATCTCTTACTTCCAGCGCATGGGCGCCGGGCTGGCGGTCTCCGTCCTGGGCGTCCTCGCGGGGGCGCTGGTCGAGGGCAAGCGGCGCAGGGCCGCGGCAGAGCACCGGCTCCTGGACAGCCCCGGCGCCACCGTGCCGATCAGCGTGTTCTGGCTGGTGCCGCAGTACGCGCTCCACGGGGTGAGCGACGCGCTGTCCACGGTGGCGCACATGGAGTTCCTGTACGACCAGTCGCCAGAGAGCATGCGCAGCTCTTCGGCGGCGCTGTTCTGGGTGGCCGGCTCGCTCGGGAACTACCTGGGAACGCTGCTCGTCACGGTGGTGCAGAGCGCAAGCGGAGGGGAGTGGCTGCAGGACAACATCAACCGGGGCAGGCTCGATTACTACTACTGGCTCGTGACTTTCCTCATGGTGCTCAACCTTGTGTACTACATCGTTTGCTTCCATTTTTACACCCTGAAGTCCTTCGATGTGGACGCCGGGAACGGGGCACAACGGCGTCAAGATGACGGTAAGGGTGAGGGGCAAACTCAAAGTGTAGAGCGGGAGACTGAGCTCGATGCTGGCCCCACTGGAACTTCGAAAAATTGTGAGTAGGATCATTTTTAACGGTGTAGGCTTAGCTCAGGGAGTGGTTAACATCCCTACATCAGTGTATCTTTGAACTAGCGAACTTGTATTGAAGTAATAACAGAATTAACAGGGGAAAATTCAGATGCAGCATTGTTCTTTCTTTCTGCTGCAATTACACTGTTGTATgaattatttttctgaaaatcctAGCCATCTAAAATTGCGCAGTGCGAAACCTACGGTTGCACTTTTTGAAGGTGCACAATATTTTACTGAAATTTGAATGCATTCTTTAAGTTCTTGCTTTTTTTCTTTAAAGGGAAGTACCTCGGCCTCTTCGTCACATGATGCACACAACCATATTATTGAATGAGAAATTAGTTCAAGTCACCATGtacttgaaaataaaataaataaacggaaaacACGACCACAAGCGGTTCCATATAATCTATGAGTGGCTCGCCAGCCAAACTGGTTGAACAAACTTGCACAATCGTTTTCAACCGGCTGCACTGAGAGGCCATAAGCATCCGCATGCTCACACGCTGCAGTGATGATATGGATTAAAATCGTAAGTTAACCAACAGGAAAATAGGAAAATATGATATGTTAAAGGCATAATCATTTCGATAATTCCATATAGCCGAGAGAATGGTACAAAGTCCCACACAGATTTGGCCCTTCATCTTATGATGAATGCCAACTAACTAGTTCCGAAACAATTTGGAAATACTTGTTGGTGGTGCTAAATTGTATTTCACATCAACTGTGTGCCAAATCATTGTAGTAAACGAACATGGCAGAAATAAATGATGAATTGTCTCCTCCTgatcacaaataataatattttttGCAACCATGCCAGTTAGACTTAGCAAGGTTATTTTTGGTAAAGAACTACCTCCTCTGCAAAAGCCACATTGAAACTTTGATCTTGGAAGGAActttttttttttcaaatatgtTTCCTACGAAAAATAGGTCCATGATACATAAGATCTGCATACATAGACTTCAAAGTGAAGACACCATCAATGGTTAACCTCCACTAGAATGAATTTGGAATTTGAGTTAGATTAATCGGCATAAATCTAGAAACCAAACCGACCGAGTTAGTCCATTTGTGATCCATTAATGTTCCGCAGAATTGGATGTTCATATGGCTATCCCTAGAACAGAAGCCACCAAATCCTTTTTTCTGAACACAATATTATACAGGGTCACGTATTGTACAGCTAATGgagtgtcaacctacgaggtatcTCCCAAAAACTCAACGATTGGTCATCACCAATCTAAAAGAGACCTCTCTAAAATAGATGACTTGACCTTCATCAAGGCCTTCCAAAATGGTGAATCGGCCAGCACCGCAGTTTCCATGGCGAGGCTCGCCCCCGCGGCCACCGTGTCCCCGACGCTTAAGACCGCGCCAGGAGCACCGCCAAcctcgccttcttcctcctcgccaacCATAACGTGCCCGGAGCCCCTCATTTGCCGTCCAAGATGTCTTATTCCCCTTTGGCTCCACGAAATCCGGCCATGAATCTGACGTCATCAGGCCTCCCTCAAGCCCATTTAGCTCACCTACAGGAGTGCTGTAAGCTCCTCTTCCGCTCCCCGCTCTCTCTGAGCTCGCTCCGGCCCCGTAGCAACCTTCTCCAACGTGACTGACGctcggctccgctcgagctcatcgCGGGCGGGCCTCCGGCGACCATTTGGTCAAGCACTCGCCACCATTAGACTGTTCGAAGGGGCAGGGCCCCTCGCGGGTGCGGGTAGCGCCCAACGTTTTCATAAATCACAGATTGAATTTGTACTACAATCATCCCGAACCCGATTCGTATTTACATTTCAGTGTTAACCCCGATGGCAGAAACCGGCTGATAGGGGTAGGTTGTGTCACGACCTCATCTATTCCGATTGACAGAAAACATAGCCTCAACGATCCCGATGTgcagttgatcatatcaaccgtgCACATAGCCGATCTCAAGAACGACGACGGATCTCATATGTCGcctccacatatcaaatatgcatcGGATCTGAATACCAAATCGTATACCAGAGGctgtgataccactattgggttctaccataggtgcattgcatgcgaattaaaattttcctatgcgtagaacatccaagaacatgctacgaAGATGGATCACAAAGcgttaccactagacgcgcaGTGCCGTGCaacggaagtagagttggggcaaCACGTCCGAGTATTACGTATCCTCCTCGTCTGATCTCCCTCGAACAGTCGGTCGGCGGATTGTCTCTCTCGAACACCCAGTCGTcggatcccacgtacaggttcACCGGAGCGGCAAAGGTGCACCACCTCTAGTGGTATCCgcgcgtgcaggaggaacaccgtgcgaCGGACTGCTAGGTCCGGATCACATAGTTGGCGgtggcgagtggaggtggctaggtgcaacacatgcacaaccctaatgACGGCGCCGAAGCGATCAAGCGAATAGGTGTgccacacctccactatatataggcatctagcacgggctcaactcttgggccttgcACGGACCCTACAAcccacgtgttccttcccttaagcgctaGACCCTTTAgattctcgttcacttggtcgcgagtgaGACCATGTCCAACTCGGCTAGTCGGTAGCAATCTCTAGCAAGACGTaccgactccaagtgtccgattAAGCTGGTTATGcgaacctgtacttcatacttTTTTTCCCTTTGCCGCACGATAtacgttgtcgtgctcaaggcgacatggtcatccttgttgtcgCATGACCTCTTTCTCATTCCGGTGAATCTGACCAACAtttggattatctcataatcctcatcgcatggccttGCTTATCGAGGTCAGTTCACCCGAGGGGCCGAGAGTGTATCTCTCCTTgtcggaggggcaaatcccatcttgctcgaccacatCTTGTAGtatgggtctggacaagcccgaaacctacctttgtaactaccagcCACGGAGTAGCATTTGGTCGGACCAAAGCAAGTATGTTACCATCCTGAGTACATGCGCCAGcttaggtcttaggacatagaacgtatgttgtactagagactcacagatgacctatcgTTGCGTCTTATAATTGGGtttgtccaactcagaccttatctcgactcggatccgactacgtcgaatccgaccagatttttctgagtccatattatccggctagcatccaatgctacatggtcagtgagatTGGACCATCCACCGTATCATATGCCAGCCTAGTtggttgcgcgtccacacaactctttcgactagggaccatttaggacagtcatcatacaatgtatagtctcacaaacaagtcacgtacttgttaatacacatcattgataatgtccaaggactatctttattcataaacacataggaaatatcatcatacatgattgcctctagggcatatctccaacagtcaTGAGTTTCCAGGTAGGAGGCCTTGCCTCTTTTTATCTATGTTATGTTTGTGTTGGCCATCTCAAGGCAAAACTTGTTGGCTtacgtctgtactcagatattatttgcttccgttgactcgtgtgttttcGAGCTTATGTAATCGAGCCatcgaggcccttggcttgtaatatgaagtgtgtatgactttaatttgtgtctagagttgtgttgtgttatcttcctgtgagtccctaatcttgatagtgcgcatttgcgtgtatgattagcgtacgattaagttgGATCGTCACAAgtaggtatcagagccgacttccTGTAGGTAGTCCCCTTTTCAACTTATTGGCCAAAGTTAGGTATAGTACTTGAATTTTTTTACTAACATTCTTGTGTGGCTTACACGCCCATATCTCAATCGGGTTGTATTTGGATCTTTTAGTCCTCTTTtatactctgggttctgatctctcttctctttcgggtgaaagattttgctaactctaacattaggttctcgtgatCACATCAACCCGGAGAGCTGGATTCTCTACTGCTATTCTTTTCAAAGTATGTTGGACACACTATCATTTGACATCTTTCAATTTCCTTGttacagatgcgtcccgcaagacagctcgTATGTCTGACTATGGTTGTTGAtgtgactgggttcccggccattctaGTCAACATTTTGACTAGGCTGGGATATCGCCGgtaccccgagcgcactgtttacAAGGACTACCACGAGTTCAACTAGGAGCAGTACTAGGCTGTTATTTGTATCTTCAATTGTCAAAACATCTCCATCACTGAGATGCACACCTTCTGCGGTGTTGGGTTGATTGTTGATATGGCAGTCCATGATGCTGCCTATACTACTATCACCCATCTCCGTGGAGAGTACCCTAGCTTGGAGGCGACTGGAttcagatacatcccgtatgCTCCCGCTTGGGATGATACTGGATCTGACCTCGTTGTCTACACTCCTTACGCACGACAGCGTAATGACCGATTGTACACCGCTGCATGTACCCCCTACGCGAGTCGTTACTACGACCCATAGGTTCTGGTTCAGTACGCTGAGGTGCTAGATAATGTTGTCCAATCTGTGATTGTTGAGTTGTATGCCATCCGATGACACTGTTGCTACCAGCAGTCAGCGCGAGGATACATCTAGAGTACATCCTTTACCCGTGCATGAAAGAGCTACCACCAAGTCTTGAGTGGCCTGCTGTTGGAGGTCATACTCCTTCACTTGGATCGCTGCTACCCATTCAGGACGAGTACATGCATTGGAGTATTCACGGGATGCAGAATCCTGCCCCCAAATTTGTCGTTCAGGGTCGCTGTCAGTTACCTAGTTTCAGTGGTTGtccccgacgttgatgtagcattATCGCTATGTCCCATCATTGTATCTCTCCACCGCGTGTCTGAGTGTCACCTAGTGGGTCAAGGTTATCGTCAAATTTTGACTTGTAACCCCTGgtttgtaatcgaacttatgtatggatcTGTATGTCGTACTtggctactatgaagtatctatcgcatttcccttccgttatgcttgattacttcatgaatgattCCATACCCCTGCAATTACGCTATGCTAAACTATCCATGTTAAATTTTAGaacgatggttagaccagctagcCGTGGTTGTGGTGCCGCCAACCCACCACCACCCCATAAATATATGgctgggatgatccaacagtttgagataCACCGTCATTTCATGCAAGGTCTTATGGTCCAGTTCCCAtgtccgaacatgaaccaacagcaAGGTGTGACACTAGAGGACTTTCGTCATTTCAACCCTGCAATTTACCGCAGCTCAACTTAGCCTCTCGATGCTAATGACTAGCTCCGTGACATCGCTTACAAGCTGGATTCTACAAATGTACCTCTGGAAAGCTATGTCACCTTTGTGGCATACTTTGTGAAGGGTCctactgctcaatggtgggacagtcacatGCGTTCTCAGCCTGCTAGGACCATCATCACCTGGTCAGAGTTCCAAAATGTTTTCCCTGCCCACTACATTTCTTAGGGAATCATGGAccagaagaagcgtgagttccacaACCTCACCCAAGGCAACAACAGTGTGGATGCGTATcaccgtgtaacatcccaaattttggaatgttaatataattattagaatgattgtttggttgcttgagtgattgaaagcttgagtgaaattcgaaaacttttcaaaacttttgaatgagagggaacaaaatgactttccccttctccggtgaattcaaattcagccATTTAAAAGCacagagagaagatgacgtgacttcttcaactataaagaatttgaacggagatttgcatttgaattccttcGACTTttgtcttttgcatttctattttttcttcacacgagaaatgccgggaaataatctcttgtacgcaagagagagagagcggaggaaaatgaccctccaaagtgcgaggcatttctgaaatatttggagccaagaaagccaaggttttatcgcgaaaatatttgcaaaaagaaaataaagcatttaggggattttctgaaaaaaacattttttaaaagtttttatttttgctttggaaaaatgttaatcgagtagaggatatttttctgattttttggtatataataccccatattaattattttatttgtttcctttttattcccttttagtttctgtttttattaAAAAGGCTAAATAGGAAAGTTAGTTTTTTTTAGAAACCGCGCCTCGGCGCATTATACCCGTGGGCCGAAATCCCACCTTAGCCGGGATCCGAAATCCCTTCGGATCGGCCGACAGCCCCccaagccccctctctctccctcactgccAGCGGGCCCCCCTGACCGACCCCAGCCCGAGTCGGCcaccttcctcctctcgcccCCCCTCTTTCCTAACCAGAGCCCGAGCTCTTCCCTTCCCAGTTCGTCGGGATCCGCCCGGATCTCCCTGCCCCTTCCCTCCCGAgcgcccctctccccctataaataccgCCCCCGgccgccgcaccccgttccccacctcgccccaCCGTCCTGTCGCCCCCAAGCCGCCCTGCTGCACCTCGGCGGAGCACCCGAGCTCGGCCAGCTTCGGCCACCCACTGCACCGCCTCCGGCCACCCTGacccctccccgacgccaccaacgcgCCCGCCGTCCTCGCCCGCAACGACTGGAGCCTTCGCCGCCGCCGAAGACCCTCTGGAGCACCTCCCCCGTCcacgcccgagccgccgccgccgtcaagctctcgccggagttcatctccccACGGTGAGTTttcccacccctcctccaccgttaGATCAAAAACGTACGCGCTAGATTAGAAGTAGGTACCCCTTAGGTTTTAGTTAAAAAACCAGAACGGTTTTCTGCCCCACTTAGTTTTAGCCAGAGAGTTCTTGTTaggcttcggccgtttgctcataATACCCGCAACACACACCCCCGCAGCaaatcagtgagcgccacgtgtctgttagtatttgatttctttttctgtttagttccaaaaacagaaacgtttcaattttgttttgagcatagtttttgatcccgaagtccaatgaggttgattctttttccaatagatcacaaattttctgtagttttgaaaaacatataatttgtctatgtgtaaaattttcaaatttgatttacatcagatttagtttaaaccttgttttacctattccaggagtttaaaaatagattttaatttgattccttttgctactcatcactagtgattttagttatcagtggtaaaaatttcagatttgtttgagtattttagctcatggtttcttgtgaaacaatttctgtttcacctcttttaggattgtgactaatttactttctttagttacttttaaattattttcttttatatttcagaaagattatgttttgtttctgttagttaacagtaggtttgcaacaagttttgatttttatttttattttttatcatgaaatcaattctagttccttagtaacttgcaattggtttctccactgtttcaaatcccgtttggaaatactttcaaatagttttgtgaaaaatactttattttatcttagttactttatttgaagtttctttcggattcctattcgctctgtcttttgttttgattgctagaatgattgctagcatgagtgcttatgtgaatgatatgtttgttatatagatttcatcggagagtgacgagtagtctatcaagttatttctcgagaaattcttcttcgtcaacatcaccaggcaagtcactttgatcatactatcacctatgttttatgcatcgtagttctaccaacctatgcccaattgcatgctgcttaggtacttggaaattttagtatagattgtagtatcatgtggtaggcatacaacaaccccgatacttggcctcgggacgacaaatttcatattgctatgcttgagtagacgggatttcggttgagtgcataacacgagtgatgcgaggttgattaaataatcaagaccggttaagacaggattttcaagacctcggacgcaatgcaactctgggtgaaggacggttgatcggctccctggagaacccagtggatgacccgggatgctgaagaggccatgacatcctgcggaaagcttcacccaggctcaaagagacggacggatattttcaagagccaaggcttacctgcacagccacaagtcattatgggctctggcttggttggacaacgcggcgactctggacaggcggtgctagcagatgtagaagaacggtaggaatggatgggcactgacaaggattcagagggacccgttgaaagaccatgttttgatcatccggtcttcaaacaccctgaagtgcgaggacatactcggaggcgatcaaatcttgtggggaacgtgtgcaaaactctgcagagtactcaaacctaattgattagccgtgtccatggtcatggacaacttgagccaaaggaactgaagttatctggatttctcaacaccattatatatatttgatgagggtaatattgataactcgggtatgagaactggttggcagaacgatctcattaacaaccaactacgtagtaacattttgcttttagccctctcatgatgtaggagaaaacttgcttttcgctaaaaaaaaacttatagccccacctgccatatatgcatatagtatagatgattacttttcacccctctcttatgtgacttgccggcatattcaatatgctgacctacacggctgcaacgtcttatgttgcagatatttttcctcgacgagtaagagtacgattcagggttacggtctacactcaacttgccattggtgtttattgggactccactcccttgaccgcttccgctgagatatttaaggtatatatcagttttacgctatttacatgtgattgcactttgatatatatattgatgtactgtgtgtgccagcatactgatccagggatggcacaaaaacacagaggcttgactcgtcttgagtcgggtcgctacagaaatggtatcagagcacatgttgactgtaggacgtgaccctagaaactggaatttcttaggataggatctctcaaaaaatattattttcgagaacacctttcacttctcatctcttctgatttcatcaaatgttccctctcacctcaaatagttatacaatccccttacccctttgacctcatgaggaatcaacggagttctacttcaaagtaaagaggatttcaccatgcatttgaagaattgaagctacacctacagaagactctcaagacccaaagaactcgaagaccctgaagtgttcgaataattatatgaccattagaagtccaaacccctgttatatacccacgttagatacgatgatgtgtgagccgtcattggtgtgtgttttccgacggctacaactaaaacctattctcaaaaatattgcttgtattgtgtgtatcttcctccctctcttacccgtctcatccccaaaacctcaaccctaccagatggagtatgaagctggacttgtagtctctggaccaatgacccagctggaggctgatatatggattcaaaacatggagaaccacttcgggagcaacttgatctcaaggaagtatgaagtggaacatgctctccagtactttacccaaagtgctgctatctggtggaaaatgcaccatgccatacaaggatttagtggagcagaaacttgggacaaattcaagaagactctgttaagatcccgtctcattcggaagtgctatgataattcgaaggagaagacttgtgcatgcaagatctgtggagaaataggacacacccaggaagaacacaaggatggatgcactcattgtgaagaaaatcacccagctgaggagtgcccaagcagtcaggtgacttgtttcctttgtgaaggaaccacccactacccagctcagtgtcacatttaccccaaggtgtaacaggttgtcaagcagcagaaagatgcagtgaaggaaaccctcaagaagaagattctagaagaatcggtgatgaacga encodes:
- the LOC123412795 gene encoding protein NRT1/ PTR FAMILY 3.1-like, producing the protein MAGAPPADEDGSPKKTKQGGFKTMPFILANEVCDKFATAGFNANMITYLTQQLHLPLVEASNLLTNFMGTAAFTPVFGAIIADSYAGRFWTIAAGGVLYQLGMLGLVVSALATALRPAPCTVAPSTTACQRANGGQLAVLYLSLLFTALGSGGIRPCVVAFGADQFGVGGRRPGGEQKWSFFNFYFFTMGLAVLLALTVVVYIQENVGWGWGFGIPAIAMFVSVLSFVVGYPLYVRVKPGGSPFVRLVQVVVAAIRKRKEAVPEDAGMLYQNKELDAPIAADGRLLHTNQLRFLDRAAIVTTTDAVDSGAEPDLWRLATVHRVEELKSIVRMLPLWAASITLIASASHNFTFAIQQSRTMERRLSPRFEIPPASMIIFTTLTMLVSLSLYDRVFVPLARRYTGRQSGISYFQRMGAGLAVSVLGVLAGALVEGKRRRAAAEHRLLDSPGATVPISVFWLVPQYALHGVSDALSTVAHMEFLYDQSPESMRSSSAALFWVAGSLGNYLGTLLVTVVQSASGGEWLQDNINRGRLDYYYWLVTFLMVLNLVYYIVCFHFYTLKSFDVDAGNGAQRRQDDGKGEGQTQSVERETELDAGPTGTSKNCE